Proteins encoded in a region of the Mixophyes fleayi isolate aMixFle1 chromosome 5, aMixFle1.hap1, whole genome shotgun sequence genome:
- the SNRNP48 gene encoding U11/U12 small nuclear ribonucleoprotein 48 kDa protein, giving the protein MEELEPGNPLYLLRELKDFTERCRGRLTELLQELGWEQETTGGEQETAVCPYDANHRMPRSSLEKHVVICRRRNLGYNKEEAEVYDSKFFYEKAKVTSISLDKDKQFEIIQDAKNSAPSTSEDGSWDKREYSSSPVEVPLNHKRAICDLTSADRLAIYDYVLQETKKQRSVAEKNESDLFEDLTSKINQDDEQKCPKSHLEIMAEMRDYKRRRQSYRAKNVHITKKSYTEIIRDVINLHMEELSGKWCDDMHDEANSSVCSSVKRREQQRSPSVESRQSGGSHRDRQRSGRRRERSRSPHRHRSLERDKDSRRKKDRNEDRHHSHKRRKDND; this is encoded by the exons ATGGAGGAGCTGGAACCTGGGAATCCTCTGTATCTGCTGCGGGAATTAAAGGACTTTACGGAGCGATGTCGGGGCCGTCTGACCGAGCTGCTGCAGGAGCTGGGCTGGGAGCAGGAGACCACAGGCGGAGAGCAG GAGACTGCAGTATGTCCCTATGACGCTAATCATAGAATGCCTAGATCATCTCTGGAGAAACATGTTGTCATATGCAGACGGAGAAATCTTGGTTACAATAAGGAAGAG GCAGAAGTATATGACTCCAAATTCTTCTATGAGAAGGCAAAAGTAACCTCGATTAGTCTAG ATAAAGATAAACAGTTTGAGATAATCCAAGACGCCAAGAATAGTGCTCCTAGCACAAGTGAAGATGGCTCATGGGACAAAC GTGAATACTCCTCCTCACCTGTGGAAGTTCCTCTGAACCACAAGCGCGCCATCTGTGACCTGACATCTGCAGATCGTCTTGCCATCTATGACTATGTCCTACAGGAGACAAAAAAGCAGAGATCTGTCGCTGAGAAAAATGAGTCTGATCTGTTTGAGGATTTAACTTCCAAGATCAATCAAG ATGATGAGCAGAAATGTCCAAAGTCACACCTTGAAATAATGGCAGAAATGAGGGACTACAAAAGGAGACGTCAGTCTTACAGGGCAAAGAATGTTCACATCACAAAGAAATCTTATACGGAG ATAATACGGGATGTCATTAATTTGCACATGGAAGAGCTAAGTGGCAAATGGTGTGATGATATGCATGATGAAGCCAACTCCTCTGTTTGTTCTTCAGTGAAAAG aagggaGCAGCAGCGATCTCCCTCTGTGGAATCCAGACAGTCTGGGGGAAGTCACAGGGACAGACAACGATCTGGACGCCGACGAGAGCGCAGCCGGAGTCCACACAGACATCGCAGTTTGGAGAGAGACAAGGATTCTAGACGTAAAAAAGACAG GAATGAAGATAGACACCACAGCCATAAGCGAAGGAAGGACAATGACTGA